The Cydia amplana chromosome 9, ilCydAmpl1.1, whole genome shotgun sequence genome includes a region encoding these proteins:
- the LOC134650831 gene encoding tissue factor pathway inhibitor-like, which translates to MVSQSEATSDNTTPSVDVELTMASKREATSARPTTLMRRIDVRKSDYNVEQYTTDIFQRSARKSFSHTRSGRFDQMWKWDYWCMLQPETGDCGNNITKHYYNTQLDQCLPHVFSGCSTKNNKNQFESIEECSNHCKGTALMPASLPANIDICKLQPESGRCLGNFTMFYYDVNEKQCKSFVYGGCAGNKNKFVRELLCLDRCRQKRDEPNGTQVPQDNEQEENPQDDDEEQVDEDTDRNTRPPS; encoded by the exons ATGGTTTCTCAATCAGAGGCAACTTCGGACAACACGACACCATCAGTAGACGTAGAACTGACCATGGCTTCAAAGAGAGAAGCGACTTCGGCGCGGCCTACAACATTGATGAGGAGAATAGATGTACGAAAATCAGATTATAATGTAGAACAGTATACTACGGATATATTTCAAAGAAGTGCACGGAAATCCTTTA GCCACACAAGAAGCGGACGCTTCGATCAAATGTGGAAATGGGATTATTGGTGTATGCTGCAACCGGAAACTGGAGACTGCGGAAACAACATAACAAA ACACTATTACAACACGCAACTGGATCAGTGTTTACCGCATGTGTTCTCTGGATGCAGCACTAAGAACAATAAGAACCAATTCGAGTCTATCGAGGAGTGCTCCAACCATTGTAAAG GAACTGCACTCATGCCGGCGAGCCTCCCGGCTAACATAGATATTTGTAAGCTTCAGCCAGAATCTGGGCGATGTCTGGGTAATTTCACAAT GTTCTATTACGATGTAAACGAAAAGCAGTGCAAATCGTTCGTGTATGGGGGTTGTGCCGGCAACAAGAACAAGTTCGTAAGAGAACTGCTGTGTCTTGACCGATGTCGGCAGAAACGGGACGAGCCGAACGGGACACAGGTTCCACAGGACAACGAACAAGAGGAGAACCCACAGGACGACGACGAAGAACAGGTGGATGAAGACACGGACAGGAACACGCGTCCACCATCGTAA